Proteins encoded by one window of uncultured Cohaesibacter sp.:
- a CDS encoding M20/M25/M40 family metallo-hydrolase, with amino-acid sequence MSELQLKSILEEAQDPEADIALLRAALSIESITGNETGFARFLGQEMQKLGLSVGQGEFLEGRENVWGSKDGDPNAPHLMFVGHTDTVHVRGWEDHWPGDARSNPFGAVEVDGNIWARGACDLKGGICAALAACRLLQKAGIELAGKLSFAFIGDEESGEEGTGVSAGAKDMVSRVQSGEIGKPDFAIYVEPTNLDVYTAQIGFFIADIRITGKTAYFGRPELGVDALKATHRILDCVWQHEAELNAGPSHDLVGASSILVTSIEGGGYIAVPGECKLSLIRKLRPGESLDDAVAAFEAVIKSAALDEAIKVQIDYPAGRDHPFGGSPVEISPDNDAVQMLSRTISDLSPSGGAIAGAPYWSEMPFLVDQIGCPTVYCAPGDISVAHTAEERINIAEYLAAIRSFAHFAVQYCGVRSD; translated from the coding sequence ATGAGTGAATTGCAATTGAAGAGTATTCTGGAAGAGGCACAGGACCCGGAGGCTGACATTGCCCTGCTTCGGGCAGCCCTTTCCATTGAGAGCATCACCGGCAACGAGACCGGCTTTGCGCGATTTCTTGGTCAGGAGATGCAAAAGCTCGGCTTGAGCGTTGGTCAGGGTGAGTTTCTTGAGGGTCGCGAAAATGTCTGGGGATCCAAGGATGGGGATCCGAATGCGCCTCATCTGATGTTTGTCGGGCACACGGACACGGTGCATGTCAGAGGCTGGGAAGATCACTGGCCCGGCGATGCCCGTTCCAATCCGTTCGGCGCCGTTGAGGTCGATGGCAATATCTGGGCGCGGGGAGCTTGCGACCTGAAGGGCGGCATTTGTGCCGCGCTTGCGGCCTGCCGGTTGCTTCAGAAAGCAGGTATCGAGCTTGCCGGAAAATTGTCTTTTGCCTTCATCGGTGATGAGGAAAGCGGCGAAGAAGGAACGGGTGTCAGCGCTGGGGCCAAGGATATGGTGTCCCGGGTTCAGTCCGGCGAGATCGGCAAACCCGACTTTGCGATCTATGTCGAGCCAACCAATCTCGATGTCTATACCGCCCAGATCGGTTTCTTCATTGCCGACATTCGTATCACGGGGAAGACCGCCTATTTCGGCCGTCCCGAACTGGGTGTCGATGCCCTCAAGGCCACCCATCGGATTCTCGATTGCGTGTGGCAACATGAAGCCGAGCTTAATGCGGGACCGAGCCACGATCTGGTCGGGGCCTCTTCCATTCTCGTCACCTCCATTGAGGGCGGCGGCTATATTGCCGTTCCCGGCGAATGCAAGCTGTCGCTCATCCGGAAACTGCGTCCGGGTGAAAGCCTTGATGATGCGGTTGCGGCCTTCGAGGCCGTTATCAAATCAGCAGCTCTGGACGAGGCGATCAAAGTGCAGATCGACTATCCCGCAGGCCGGGATCACCCTTTCGGTGGTTCGCCGGTCGAGATATCGCCCGATAATGATGCCGTGCAAATGCTGTCGCGGACAATAAGCGATCTGTCCCCCTCGGGGGGAGCGATTGCCGGGGCACCCTATTGGTCGGAAATGCCGTTTCTTGTCGACCAGATCGGCTGTCCGACCGTCTATTGCGCACCAGGCGACATATCGGTGGCCCACACCGCCGAGGAACGCATCAATATTGCCGAATATCTTGCCGCCATTCGATCCTTTGCGCATTTCGCGGTTCAATACTGCGGTGTGCGATCAGACTAA
- a CDS encoding substrate-binding domain-containing protein, with amino-acid sequence MKQIAIYLSVAAMLGASVTMSHAQTVGPNGETAVPSSSVVVTDAQAAEVKKAGYKAALLWHEQSDFVNAVTSGAKDEFERLGVEVVAVTSAGFDAAKQRSDIETALTKQPNMILSLPLDPVTSAAAFKEAKDAGVSLTFLSNLPSGYQHPADYTAVVTDDLFQMGKQAADALAEAMGGKGTVGWIYHDATYYVTNQRDNAFKATIEKDYPDISIVAEQGISDPARAEDIANAMLLKNPDLGGIYVTWAGPAEGVLAALRANGNTSTKIVTLDLSEPIALDMVRGGNVAAIVADEAHELGRAMAAAATLRLIGQDVPAFVVAPALTVKSDTVKEGWNRSLKIDPPASVLNAQ; translated from the coding sequence ATGAAACAAATAGCAATCTATCTTTCAGTCGCTGCCATGCTTGGGGCATCCGTAACGATGTCTCACGCGCAAACCGTCGGACCCAACGGCGAGACGGCGGTGCCTTCGTCCAGCGTCGTTGTTACAGATGCTCAGGCCGCCGAGGTCAAAAAGGCCGGTTACAAGGCCGCCCTGCTGTGGCACGAACAATCCGATTTCGTCAATGCCGTGACATCCGGTGCCAAGGACGAGTTCGAGCGTCTCGGCGTGGAGGTCGTTGCCGTGACCAGCGCCGGATTTGATGCTGCCAAACAGCGCAGCGATATCGAAACCGCCCTCACCAAGCAGCCGAATATGATCCTGTCCCTGCCGCTTGATCCGGTCACGTCCGCTGCCGCCTTCAAGGAAGCAAAGGACGCAGGGGTGTCGCTGACCTTCCTGTCCAACCTGCCGTCGGGCTATCAGCATCCCGCCGACTATACTGCCGTTGTCACGGACGATTTGTTCCAGATGGGCAAACAGGCCGCTGACGCACTGGCCGAAGCCATGGGTGGCAAGGGCACCGTCGGCTGGATCTATCATGATGCCACCTATTATGTGACCAACCAGCGCGACAATGCCTTCAAGGCGACGATCGAGAAGGACTATCCCGATATTTCCATCGTGGCAGAACAGGGCATTTCCGATCCGGCACGGGCCGAGGACATCGCCAACGCCATGCTTCTCAAAAATCCTGACCTTGGCGGTATCTATGTGACCTGGGCCGGTCCGGCTGAAGGTGTTCTGGCGGCCTTGCGTGCCAACGGCAACACAAGTACCAAGATCGTCACCCTCGACCTGTCTGAACCCATTGCGCTCGATATGGTCCGTGGTGGCAACGTGGCGGCAATCGTCGCCGACGAAGCCCACGAGCTTGGCCGGGCCATGGCTGCGGCTGCCACTCTGCGGCTGATCGGTCAGGACGTGCCCGCGTTTGTTGTCGCACCGGCTCTGACCGTCAAGTCCGACACTGTCAAGGAAGGCTGGAACCGGTCGCTCAAGATCGATCCTCCAGCCAGCGTTCTGAATGCACAGTAG
- a CDS encoding GntR family transcriptional regulator, whose product MAEDSIATIVSKRMADQIAEEIIEQIRQGDLEEGAILPTERELCEQFETSRPTVREALKQMRLQGFLSASSGQRPRVTKPSLEGILQMTGEHIRGLLGDAESGAHLEQMRQFIEIGAVRHAVKMASNLQVTAIAKALEKNFKSIGTKDFAATDIAFHRCIVCVLDNPIILQLHDMFVSGLFERRIPEEDPFEQNHRSYEEHRLICQYIIDGDVIAATDMMDQHLTRSYRERLKSAQSITVGAKATRQS is encoded by the coding sequence ATGGCTGAAGACTCTATTGCAACCATCGTTTCCAAACGAATGGCCGACCAGATCGCGGAAGAGATCATTGAACAGATCCGCCAGGGCGATCTGGAGGAAGGTGCCATCCTGCCAACCGAGCGGGAATTGTGTGAACAGTTCGAAACCTCCCGTCCGACTGTTCGCGAAGCCCTGAAACAGATGCGGCTTCAGGGCTTTCTGAGCGCCTCGTCCGGCCAACGTCCCAGAGTGACCAAGCCTTCGCTTGAGGGCATCCTGCAAATGACCGGCGAACACATCCGCGGCCTTCTGGGCGATGCGGAGAGCGGGGCCCACCTTGAACAGATGCGCCAGTTCATCGAGATCGGCGCGGTTCGTCATGCGGTTAAGATGGCATCCAATCTTCAGGTGACGGCAATTGCCAAGGCGCTTGAGAAAAACTTCAAGTCAATCGGAACAAAGGATTTTGCAGCGACCGATATCGCCTTTCATCGCTGCATCGTCTGCGTTCTGGACAACCCCATTATTCTTCAGCTTCACGACATGTTTGTCAGTGGCCTGTTCGAAAGACGAATACCGGAGGAAGACCCTTTCGAACAGAACCACCGGAGCTACGAAGAACACCGCCTGATCTGTCAGTACATCATCGATGGCGATGTCATCGCTGCCACGGACATGATGGATCAGCACCTGACCCGTTCCTACCGAGAACGGCTGAAAAGCGCACAATCGATCACGGTGGGGGCCAAAGCAACCAGGCAATCCTGA
- a CDS encoding ATP-binding cassette domain-containing protein, which yields MSGSSPILSLSNIHKTFDGVVAIEDFSLELFPGEIVALVGDNGAGKSTLVKIVSGVYRPSSGDIELDGTSVNFSDASSARSRGIEVVYQDLALADQQPVFMNMFLGRELTKKPFGLLDKERMRQETQELVDELDVRIPSASSTIRDLSGGQRQGIAIARATRWASKLILLDEPTAALGVAETAKVEELIASLKARNLAILIISHSLDQVFRLSDRICVLRRGKQIGVRTTKETDKNEIVSMITGVH from the coding sequence ATGAGCGGTTCTTCTCCCATTCTGTCCCTTTCCAACATCCATAAGACCTTTGATGGCGTGGTGGCGATCGAGGATTTCTCGCTTGAACTGTTTCCCGGCGAGATCGTCGCACTTGTCGGCGACAATGGTGCGGGCAAGTCGACCCTCGTCAAGATCGTCTCCGGCGTCTATCGCCCGTCCTCTGGCGACATCGAACTGGATGGCACGTCCGTGAACTTTTCCGACGCCAGCTCGGCACGCAGCAGGGGCATCGAAGTGGTATATCAGGACCTTGCGCTGGCCGATCAGCAACCGGTTTTCATGAACATGTTCCTCGGGCGCGAACTCACCAAGAAGCCGTTTGGCCTTCTTGACAAGGAGCGGATGCGGCAGGAAACGCAGGAGCTGGTGGACGAACTGGATGTGCGCATTCCTTCGGCCAGTTCCACGATCCGCGATCTCAGCGGTGGTCAGAGACAGGGCATCGCCATCGCCCGTGCAACGCGATGGGCGAGCAAGTTGATCCTGCTTGATGAACCCACCGCAGCGCTCGGTGTAGCCGAGACGGCCAAGGTGGAGGAGCTGATCGCGTCGCTGAAGGCGCGCAATCTGGCAATCCTTATCATCAGCCACAGTCTTGATCAGGTCTTCCGGCTGTCGGATCGCATCTGTGTCCTGCGCCGTGGCAAGCAGATTGGTGTGCGGACCACGAAAGAGACTGACAAGAACGAGATCGTGTCCATGATCACCGGGGTGCATTGA
- a CDS encoding alanine racemase: MFLDVLIRRNPAFIEAAMALHQQGKIPANSYVLDLDAVERNARLFQTEAKKYGLKTFAMTKQVGRHSGFCEAVMKGGIERSVAVDMACAVACDRAGLKTGHLGHLVQVPGREAHFAAAKLKPDYWTVFSEEKAKEAAAASSKAGREQSLLTRIHSAGDTFYHGHEGGFPASDIVAVAAMLDGLDGAAFAGITTFPALLFDQDSRKVKPTHNLSTLSAAAEALRKAGYSDLEINAPGTTSSVVLGALADAGTTQVEPGNGLHGTTPLHAVEDLPEDPAVLYLSEVSHHYGDRAYCFGGGLYIDPIFPKYQVQALVSSDPTADRSALHDVDITDYSAIDYYAMIDSAAPRKPGVGETVIFGFRGQAFVTRALVTGIRGVAEGKPRVTTIENGFGDPVAWPGSYM, from the coding sequence ATGTTTCTTGATGTTCTGATCAGGCGAAATCCTGCCTTCATCGAAGCGGCGATGGCGCTGCACCAACAAGGGAAAATTCCCGCCAACAGTTATGTTCTGGATCTCGATGCGGTTGAGCGAAATGCCCGCCTGTTCCAGACCGAAGCCAAAAAATATGGCCTCAAGACCTTTGCCATGACCAAGCAGGTCGGGCGGCACTCCGGTTTTTGCGAAGCGGTCATGAAGGGCGGGATTGAAAGATCCGTCGCGGTTGACATGGCGTGTGCCGTCGCCTGTGATCGGGCCGGGCTCAAGACCGGGCATCTGGGTCATCTGGTGCAGGTGCCCGGACGGGAGGCCCATTTCGCTGCCGCCAAGCTCAAACCGGACTATTGGACAGTCTTCTCCGAAGAGAAGGCAAAGGAGGCAGCCGCAGCATCCAGCAAGGCGGGGCGCGAACAAAGCCTACTTACGCGAATCCACAGTGCGGGTGACACCTTCTATCACGGTCACGAGGGCGGGTTTCCGGCAAGCGACATCGTGGCGGTTGCCGCAATGCTGGACGGTCTGGATGGCGCGGCCTTTGCCGGGATCACGACATTCCCTGCCTTGCTGTTTGATCAGGACAGCAGAAAGGTCAAGCCGACCCACAATCTCTCGACCCTCAGTGCAGCTGCCGAGGCATTGAGGAAAGCGGGCTATTCGGATCTCGAAATCAACGCGCCGGGGACGACCTCTTCGGTCGTACTTGGGGCGCTGGCGGATGCCGGAACGACACAGGTCGAGCCGGGCAATGGTCTACATGGCACCACACCACTGCATGCGGTTGAAGATCTGCCCGAAGATCCTGCCGTGCTTTATCTCTCCGAGGTTTCCCATCATTATGGTGACAGGGCCTATTGTTTTGGCGGCGGCCTCTATATCGATCCGATTTTCCCGAAGTATCAGGTTCAGGCTCTTGTCTCGAGCGATCCGACGGCTGACCGCTCCGCACTGCATGATGTTGATATTACGGATTATTCCGCTATCGACTATTACGCCATGATCGACAGCGCGGCACCGCGTAAACCCGGTGTCGGCGAGACGGTGATCTTCGGCTTCCGCGGGCAGGCCTTTGTTACACGGGCCCTCGTCACTGGCATTCGCGGGGTCGCCGAAGGCAAGCCTCGCGTTACCACGATTGAAAATGGTTTTGGCGATCCCGTCGCATGGCCAGGGAGTTATATGTAA
- a CDS encoding SIS domain-containing protein, which yields MTQRQTTSMRSEIAEIPDVLQRQIDQGLSHYWALGETLRDARLKGFVTCARGTSDQAAMFFKYLFEIHCGLPVASIGPSVGSLYKAKLQLDDFACMTFSQSGGSPDLLALQTAARQGGARTVAFLNQTDSAIGKDAMTVMPILAGPEMAVAATKSYVGMLFASLGVLAGYQQDDALNAAMSKLPEMARKAVDSDWLEAIVPLARAQSVFCIGRGPGLAVAGEAALKLKETCLMHAEAYSSAEVLHGPIAAASGRFAVLLFDAKGDAQQSIDVAEQKLRAKGATVFRVSATNGLRQAQGEADCHPLLEPLLQAVTFYSFVESLSVQLGLNPDAPVGLQKVTMTV from the coding sequence ATGACCCAAAGGCAAACAACATCCATGCGCTCCGAGATTGCCGAGATCCCGGATGTGCTTCAGCGCCAGATTGATCAGGGTCTGTCGCACTATTGGGCTCTGGGTGAGACGCTGCGTGACGCAAGGCTCAAGGGGTTTGTAACCTGCGCCCGGGGGACGTCCGATCAGGCGGCGATGTTTTTCAAATATCTGTTCGAGATCCATTGCGGGTTGCCCGTCGCCTCGATTGGTCCCTCCGTCGGGTCCCTTTACAAGGCGAAGCTGCAGCTTGACGATTTCGCTTGCATGACCTTCTCCCAATCGGGAGGAAGCCCCGACCTGCTGGCCTTGCAGACGGCAGCGAGGCAAGGGGGGGCGCGAACCGTCGCCTTTCTCAATCAGACTGACAGCGCCATTGGCAAGGATGCCATGACGGTGATGCCCATATTGGCCGGCCCAGAAATGGCGGTTGCTGCCACCAAATCCTATGTGGGGATGCTCTTTGCCTCTCTGGGAGTGTTGGCTGGCTATCAGCAGGATGACGCGCTGAATGCCGCCATGTCCAAGCTGCCCGAGATGGCTCGGAAGGCCGTGGACAGCGACTGGTTAGAGGCAATCGTCCCGCTGGCCCGGGCACAATCGGTGTTTTGCATCGGTCGCGGGCCCGGTTTGGCGGTTGCTGGCGAGGCTGCCCTGAAGCTCAAGGAAACCTGTCTCATGCATGCCGAGGCCTACTCGTCTGCGGAGGTACTGCATGGCCCGATTGCTGCTGCTAGCGGGAGGTTTGCTGTCTTGCTGTTCGATGCCAAAGGCGATGCGCAGCAATCAATCGATGTTGCCGAGCAGAAGCTCAGAGCGAAAGGCGCGACCGTCTTTCGGGTCTCGGCCACTAACGGCTTGAGGCAAGCGCAAGGCGAGGCGGACTGCCACCCGCTTCTTGAGCCACTCTTGCAGGCGGTGACCTTCTACAGCTTTGTTGAAAGCCTCTCGGTTCAGCTCGGCCTCAATCCAGATGCTCCGGTTGGGTTGCAAAAGGTGACCATGACGGTTTGA
- a CDS encoding N-acetylneuraminate lyase, protein MFKGTYAALLTGFADNGDLDQDRQNNIVDYVLKQDLTGLYVGGSSGESGLMSTDELLAQQIMVRDRAKGRETILIAHVGQPNLADSIQLARQAKDLGYQALSALPPHSYPFSDEEILDYYTALASATDLPMIVYEIPIRTGRALPFELLGQLLQLPNVIGMKFTSPDMFKLCLLRKHHPDKIFFYGFDEVLGAAVFLGADGGIGTTYNVLGNLYTAIDRAVRAGEVEKARQMQSLSQEYVEKIMATGVMPGVKFTLQCIGVDCGPCRKPMKLRSEAAQAELKAFVATDACKQWLAL, encoded by the coding sequence ATGTTTAAAGGTACATATGCCGCGCTCCTGACCGGATTTGCGGACAATGGGGATCTTGATCAGGATCGACAGAACAACATTGTTGATTATGTCCTGAAGCAGGACCTGACCGGGCTTTATGTGGGTGGCAGCAGCGGCGAATCGGGGCTCATGTCGACCGATGAGCTTCTGGCGCAGCAGATCATGGTTCGCGACAGGGCCAAGGGGCGGGAGACCATTCTGATCGCCCATGTGGGGCAACCCAATCTCGCCGATTCGATTCAGCTGGCCCGGCAGGCCAAGGACCTCGGCTATCAGGCCCTGTCAGCGCTGCCGCCACATTCCTATCCCTTCTCGGATGAAGAGATCCTCGATTATTACACGGCTCTGGCGAGCGCGACCGATCTGCCGATGATCGTGTATGAAATCCCGATCCGCACCGGCAGAGCCTTGCCGTTCGAGTTGCTCGGTCAGCTTCTGCAGTTGCCCAATGTCATTGGCATGAAATTCACCAGCCCGGACATGTTCAAGCTGTGCCTGCTGCGCAAGCACCATCCGGACAAGATATTCTTCTATGGCTTTGACGAAGTGCTGGGGGCGGCGGTCTTTCTGGGTGCCGACGGTGGCATTGGTACCACCTATAATGTGCTTGGCAATCTCTACACGGCGATTGATCGCGCAGTGCGGGCAGGCGAAGTTGAAAAGGCCCGCCAGATGCAAAGCCTGTCGCAGGAGTATGTCGAGAAGATCATGGCAACCGGCGTCATGCCCGGCGTGAAATTCACGCTGCAATGCATCGGTGTGGATTGCGGTCCTTGCCGCAAGCCGATGAAGCTGCGCAGCGAGGCAGCTCAGGCAGAGTTGAAGGCCTTCGTCGCCACAGACGCCTGCAAGCAATGGCTGGCTCTTTGA
- a CDS encoding sialic acid TRAP transporter substrate-binding protein SiaP, whose amino-acid sequence MLKKLLLGTVATCMMISSAYAARTITFGMQNNEASNLYKGVMQFNETLKEVSGGELSLKVFPGSQLGDFKSMVAQLQAGELDMALTGYPDMSYIIPELKLIGAPYVVSDYDHLMDLINGPFGQKMDEAFLKNNVKIIDVWYYGTRQTTSNRPINSLEDMKGLRLRTPNVPFLIAYAKNTGASPSPVAFQEVYLALQTNQVDGEENPLNTIEEMKFYEVQKYIALTNHFVASEAVQVSLKTWESLSEQEQGWLMEASAAGRKVNNDLTYKAEEDLIGKFKGLGITITEPDTGPFRDAMKPYYEELEAEFGEGSVTSLMK is encoded by the coding sequence GTGTTAAAGAAACTACTTTTGGGCACAGTCGCCACATGCATGATGATCTCCAGCGCCTATGCAGCGCGGACCATCACCTTTGGCATGCAGAACAACGAAGCATCAAACCTGTACAAGGGCGTGATGCAGTTCAATGAAACTCTGAAGGAAGTCTCTGGCGGAGAACTTTCCCTGAAGGTCTTCCCGGGCTCCCAGCTCGGTGATTTCAAATCCATGGTCGCGCAGCTCCAGGCGGGAGAACTGGACATGGCGCTGACAGGCTATCCCGACATGAGCTACATCATTCCCGAATTGAAGCTGATCGGCGCGCCGTATGTCGTATCGGACTACGATCATCTGATGGATCTGATCAACGGCCCGTTCGGTCAGAAAATGGACGAAGCCTTCCTCAAGAACAACGTGAAAATCATTGACGTCTGGTATTACGGCACGCGTCAAACCACCTCGAACCGGCCGATCAATTCGCTCGAAGACATGAAGGGCCTGCGCTTGCGCACCCCGAACGTCCCGTTCCTCATCGCCTATGCCAAGAATACCGGTGCCTCACCGTCTCCGGTTGCCTTCCAGGAAGTCTATCTGGCCCTTCAGACCAATCAGGTCGACGGCGAAGAAAACCCGCTCAACACCATCGAGGAAATGAAATTCTACGAAGTGCAGAAATACATCGCGCTGACCAATCACTTCGTTGCCTCTGAAGCCGTTCAGGTCTCCCTGAAAACATGGGAATCCCTCTCCGAGCAGGAGCAGGGTTGGCTCATGGAAGCCAGCGCAGCCGGGCGCAAGGTCAACAACGACCTCACCTACAAAGCCGAAGAAGATCTGATCGGCAAGTTCAAGGGCCTCGGCATCACCATCACCGAACCTGACACCGGTCCGTTCCGCGACGCCATGAAGCCTTATTACGAAGAGCTGGAAGCTGAATTCGGAGAAGGCAGCGTCACATCGCTCATGAAGTAA
- a CDS encoding TRAP transporter small permease, which produces MTRRKYSIEGIAATILFLGLIFVVLLQVFGRFGLFAAPVWTEEMARWIWVWMAMIAIGEAERKNAQLRMSILIDAFLPQFRTMLFTLIDLIYLAVTINLLWVGYKTVLRTWSNESVTLPFSDAVLYASYPVAALFIIWRVSYRIWSQLASGEQDDLEGGKKA; this is translated from the coding sequence GTGACGAGACGAAAATATTCCATTGAAGGCATCGCCGCGACGATCCTGTTTCTGGGCTTGATCTTCGTTGTACTGCTGCAGGTTTTTGGCCGCTTCGGATTGTTTGCGGCCCCTGTCTGGACAGAGGAAATGGCCAGATGGATCTGGGTCTGGATGGCGATGATCGCTATCGGCGAGGCCGAGCGCAAGAACGCCCAGCTCAGAATGAGCATCCTGATCGACGCCTTTCTACCGCAGTTCCGCACCATGCTCTTTACGCTGATCGATCTCATCTATCTGGCCGTCACCATCAACCTGTTGTGGGTCGGCTACAAGACGGTCCTGCGCACATGGTCCAATGAATCAGTAACACTTCCTTTCTCGGATGCAGTCCTTTACGCCTCCTACCCCGTCGCCGCGCTCTTTATCATCTGGCGGGTCAGCTATCGGATCTGGTCACAACTTGCCTCGGGCGAACAAGACGACCTTGAAGGAGGCAAAAAGGCATGA
- a CDS encoding ABC transporter permease, with product MTERLSYLQKFDLQKSVIYFGFLAIFLFFAVTLYDDGFLTSRNLTNIVLQTAPATIMAIGLVFALSAGEIDLSFGSIVAISALSGAVVMQEYSFFFGVLAGLGAGVAIGAFNGLMVAYLRLPSFLVTLATMGLFAGIARSMTDLRSIPVIDPWFTGIFGSGKLFSIPSLVFWTLGAVIVGHIIYRNTRFGAHVLAVGDNPRAALVSGIKVQRVRLYVMTLCGTMAGLAGLLYAGRLQAAKYTLGESDLMTVIAAVIVGGTALNGGKGSVVGALLGSILMGMLNNGLILMGLKVSDQMIVRGLIILIAVAVSLRDTNR from the coding sequence ATGACAGAGCGGCTCTCCTATCTTCAGAAATTCGATCTGCAAAAGAGCGTGATCTACTTCGGTTTTCTGGCGATTTTCCTCTTTTTTGCCGTCACATTGTACGACGATGGGTTTCTCACCTCGCGGAACCTGACCAACATCGTGCTTCAGACAGCCCCGGCCACCATCATGGCCATTGGCCTTGTCTTTGCCTTGTCAGCGGGGGAGATCGATCTGAGTTTTGGCTCGATTGTTGCCATCTCGGCCCTGTCGGGCGCGGTGGTGATGCAAGAGTATTCCTTCTTCTTCGGGGTGCTCGCAGGGCTCGGAGCAGGGGTCGCGATTGGCGCGTTCAATGGTCTGATGGTTGCCTATCTGCGTCTGCCGTCTTTCCTCGTCACCCTTGCGACCATGGGTCTGTTTGCAGGTATTGCCCGGTCGATGACCGATTTGAGATCCATTCCCGTTATTGATCCCTGGTTTACGGGCATCTTTGGTTCGGGCAAGCTGTTTTCCATTCCCTCTCTGGTCTTCTGGACCCTCGGGGCCGTGATTGTCGGGCACATCATCTATCGCAACACCCGATTTGGTGCGCATGTTCTGGCGGTGGGCGACAATCCGCGTGCGGCACTTGTCTCCGGGATCAAGGTTCAGCGTGTCCGGCTTTATGTCATGACCCTTTGCGGCACCATGGCCGGTCTGGCCGGGCTTCTCTATGCGGGCCGTTTGCAGGCCGCCAAATACACGTTGGGCGAAAGCGACCTGATGACCGTGATCGCAGCCGTCATTGTCGGCGGGACGGCGCTGAATGGTGGCAAGGGATCCGTCGTTGGTGCTCTCCTCGGGTCGATCCTGATGGGAATGCTGAACAACGGCCTTATCCTGATGGGGTTGAAAGTGTCCGATCAGATGATCGTGCGCGGGCTTATCATTCTTATCGCCGTTGCGGTTTCATTGCGCGACACCAACCGCTAA
- a CDS encoding ROK family transcriptional regulator — protein sequence MSQSAVIQAIANFGPISRASVAKITGLSKQTVSEIVMNLEGDGWVRTVGHTEGHIGRRAVVYEISPSAATIASVDLGGTKVRVALCDLTGVVLAEQVEPTAKAGGSVVVDQIATMIKAAALKAGIPLKDLHIAVIGVPGVPDQKTGAVMMAPNIAGIDQVDIPSQLKELLGIEVFVENDVSLAALGEHWLGKHGESDSLVYLSIGTGIGSGIVIGGNLLRGNVGAAGEVGFLPFGADPFDPESRRVGALERVTATNAIIEQYEKLTGRQLSVPDVFEAANRGDEAAAETLNLTAREIARAVAAIAAIIDPSAVIMGGSIGTRPELLERVAAQLELCFPRPVVIQKSELGNYAALAGGASIALAHLHVSLFAEGQKGAEITVPAPALESFKAGRL from the coding sequence ATGTCACAAAGTGCAGTGATCCAGGCTATTGCGAACTTTGGTCCAATTTCCCGGGCAAGCGTTGCCAAGATCACGGGGCTGTCCAAGCAAACCGTGTCAGAAATCGTCATGAATCTGGAAGGTGACGGATGGGTTCGTACCGTTGGTCACACGGAAGGGCACATCGGTCGCAGGGCGGTTGTTTATGAAATCTCGCCATCGGCCGCGACAATTGCCAGTGTTGATCTGGGCGGTACGAAAGTGCGGGTGGCCTTGTGCGATCTGACGGGTGTGGTTCTTGCCGAACAGGTCGAACCCACGGCAAAGGCTGGCGGGAGCGTGGTTGTCGATCAGATCGCCACCATGATCAAGGCCGCTGCCCTCAAGGCAGGGATCCCGCTGAAAGACCTGCACATCGCGGTCATCGGAGTGCCCGGAGTGCCGGACCAGAAGACCGGTGCAGTAATGATGGCCCCCAATATCGCTGGAATTGATCAGGTGGATATTCCCAGCCAGCTCAAGGAGCTGTTGGGCATCGAGGTGTTCGTCGAAAATGATGTCAGTCTTGCAGCGCTGGGCGAACATTGGCTCGGCAAGCATGGTGAGAGTGATAGCCTCGTTTATCTCTCGATCGGAACCGGCATCGGCTCGGGTATCGTCATTGGCGGCAACCTTTTGCGCGGCAATGTCGGCGCTGCCGGTGAGGTAGGGTTCCTGCCATTTGGCGCAGATCCGTTCGATCCGGAAAGCCGCCGCGTCGGTGCGCTCGAAAGAGTGACGGCAACCAATGCTATCATCGAACAATATGAAAAATTGACGGGGCGACAGCTCTCGGTTCCCGACGTGTTCGAAGCGGCCAATCGCGGTGATGAAGCGGCAGCCGAGACGCTCAACCTGACGGCGCGTGAGATCGCTCGTGCGGTGGCTGCCATTGCGGCCATCATCGATCCGTCGGCAGTGATCATGGGTGGGTCGATTGGCACGCGGCCAGAGCTGCTGGAGCGTGTGGCGGCTCAGCTGGAGCTCTGCTTCCCTCGTCCGGTTGTCATTCAGAAATCTGAATTGGGGAATTATGCAGCCCTTGCGGGTGGAGCGTCGATTGCTTTGGCTCATCTGCATGTCTCCCTTTTCGCCGAAGGTCAGAAGGGTGCCGAAATTACGGTTCCGGCACCGGCACTCGAGAGTTTTAAGGCAGGAAGGCTATGA